A region of Zeugodacus cucurbitae isolate PBARC_wt_2022May chromosome 5, idZeuCucr1.2, whole genome shotgun sequence DNA encodes the following proteins:
- the LOC105217642 gene encoding uncharacterized protein LOC105217642 isoform X2 has product MEVETVEINNSEKLLNPEFEQTNTNNAVRRNEHATSKPGQFTKETSSSNNCDAVDSIDEVIKKELFDLTAIDAFSDEDELTVFKAVNLDLSSQMDHSLAGDANLDRMCQTQMNATKKETQLDKQICTSCPVAVRLDHIPALPSTISALKPDDAVDYTLKNVNKTKPPRAMVNSISPPKMVNASGSTDPTDYSSTRDIGMVPVSVKQLYDLVRAQYSDFAFVYALSAQLCQERVPMDCFVNLKMGLLLSLASISTNPDRPPIPIIAFGSNTYIANYLLTNIAQLGVRFVGPADMVKPPSCGKYRNCKWIVADPILLANGGVYFAGDWSRLKLARADQLFRVIECSRVHVDNSSQIYPLGTAIWTHWHSYKGNAKDQQTFNKAIKIFGIPICMDDDEKHEVLVDYILEQSSVKIFESTVDHLSISSDDMRCFLKAISKRSIDLTPEASQLLQQYFVTSRFARPECLTKQSYVVLKQFAESFAKLCFRHEVLVCDVVAAAFMSERFIRSIFGVNENSPPAFESHNFVGSVDAYMLKFHDWLNDYIKKYQDK; this is encoded by the exons ATGGAAGTTGAGACCGTTGAAATTAATAACTCCGAGAAACTCCTGAATCCAGAATTTGAACAGACAAACACTAATAATGCTGTTAGAAGAAATGAACATGCAACGAGTAAACCTGGTCAATTTACAAAAGAAACTTCCTCTAGTAATAATTGTGATGCAGTAGATTCTATCGATGAGGTTATCAAAAAGGAACTGTTTGATCTGACGGCAATTGACGCCTTTTCCGATGAAGATGAGTTAACGGTTTTCAAGGCTGTGAACTTGGACCTTTCTTCACAGATGGATCATTCATTAGCTGGTGACGCAAATTTAGACCGCATG TGTCAAACTCAAATGAATGCAACAAAGAAAGAAACTCAACTTGATAAACAAATCTGTACTTCATGCCCAGTGGCAGTACGTTTAGATCATATCCCAGCTTTACCAAGCACTATTTCGGCTCTTAAACCAGACGATGCAGTGGATTACACACTTAAAAACGTTAATAAAACTAAACCACCAAGAGCAATGGTCAATAGTATATCACCTCCAAAAATGGTCAATGCTAGTGGATCTACAGACCCAACAGATTACAGTTCAACCCGCGATATAGGTATGGTGCCTGTTTCTGTGAAGCAATTATACGATCTGGTACGGGCTCAATACTCTGATTTTGCATTCGTTTACGCGCTAAGCGCACAGCTGTGTCAAGAGCGTGTGCCAATGGATTGTTTTGTTAATCTGAAAATGGGTTTACTACTTAGTTTGGCATCCATTAGT ACAAATCCCGATCGTCCACCGATACCTATAATTGCGTTCGGCAGTAATACTTACATAGCTAACTATTTACTTACAAACATTGCACAACTGGGCGTTCGGTTCGTTGGGCCTGCAGATATGGTAAAACCGCCATCCTGTGGAAAGTACCGCAATTGCAAATGGATTGTAGCAGATCCAATCCTGCTAGCAAATGGAGGTGTATACTTCGCTGGCGATTGGTCACGTTTGAAGTTGGCGCGGGCCGATCAGCTTTTCAGAGTCATCGAGTGTTCACGAGTGCATGTTGATAATTCGTCACAAATATATCCTTTAGGCACCGCCATATGGACTCACTGGCACTCATACAAAGGCAATGCTAAAGATCAACAGACATTCAACAAAGCCATTAA aatctTTGGTATTCCTATTTGCATGGACGACGATGAAAAGCATGAAGTGCTCGTAGACTATATACTAGAGCAATCGTCTGTGAAGATCTTCGAATCGACTGTGGATCACTTGTCAATCAGCAGCGATGACATGCGTTGCTTTTTAAAGGCAATTTCAAAACGTTCCATAGATCTGACACCAGAAGCTTCGCAATTACTACAGCAATATTTTGTAACTTCACGTTTCGCGCGCCCTG AATGCCTGACCAAACAATCCTATGTCGTATTGAAACAATTTGCTGAGTCTTTTGCAAAACTCTGCTTTCGCCACGAAGTGTTGGTCTGCGATGTCGTTGCAGCTGCTTTTATGAGCGAACGGTTCATTCGAAGTATTTTCGGTGTGAATGAAAACTCACCACCCGCATTTGAATCACATAACTTTGTAGGTTCGGTGGATGCGTACATGCTGAAATTTCATGACTGGTTGAATGACTACATCAAAAAATATCAAGACAAATAA
- the LOC105217645 gene encoding cyclin-dependent kinase 7 translates to MQQLDGKLTRYEKISFLGEGQFATVYKARDVLTDQIVAVKKIKIGSREEAQDGINRTALREIKLLHELQHENVIGLVDVFGHKSNVSLVFDFMDTDLEIIIKDPKIILTQANIKAYMVMTLRGLEYLHMNWILHRDLKPNNLLVNSDGVLKIGDFGLAKFFGSPNRIYTHQVVTRWYRAPELLFGARQYSTGIDIWAVGCILAELLLRVPFLPGDSDLDQLTKIFQALGTPTEETWPNLNKLPDYMQFKQFPAIPLQHIFTAAPDDLIVLAEKLLALNPAQRCTCTEALCMKYFSNKPAPSMGHKLPMPSGNKQAVEERPNLKRKLIDALEGGTVPKKLF, encoded by the exons ATGCAGCAGTTGGACGGAAAGCTTACTCGTTATGAGAAAATTTCATTTCTCGGCGAGGGTCAG TTTGCCACAGTATATAAGGCGCGAGATGTGCTCACCGATCAGATTGTCGCagtaaaaaagataaaaataggAAGTAGGGAAGAGGCCCAGGATGGCATAAATCGCACTGCTTTGCGTGAAATTAAGTTATTACATGAGCTGCAACATGAAAACGTTATTGGTTTAGTAGACGTTTTTGGTCATAAATCAAATGTGTCCTTAGTCTTCGACTTTATGGATACCGATTTGGAAATTATCATTAAAGATCCTAAAATTATACTCACACAGGCAAACATAAAAGCCTACATGGTTATGACATTGCGTGGCTTAGAATATTTGCATATGAACTGGATTCTGCATCGAGATTTGAAACCCAACAATTTATTGGTTAATTCAGACGGTGTACTTAAAATCGGTGATTTTGGTTTAGCCAAATTCTTTGGCTCCCCTAATCGAATATACACACATCAAGTAGTGACAAGGTGGTACCGAGCACCTGAACTGTTATTTGGCGCGCGCCAGTATAGCACTGGAATAGATATTTGGGCTGTAGGCTGCATACTTGCTGAATTGCTTTTACGAGTCCCCTTTCTACCAGGCGACTCGGACCTTGACCAGCTCACAAAGATTTTCCAAGCTCTTGGCACACCTACTGAAGAGACTTGGCCGAATCTAAATAAATTACCTGATTATATGCAATTTAAACAGTTTCCTGCAATTCCATTACAACATATATTCACAGCTGCGCCCGATGATCTCATCGTATTGGCGGAAAAGTTATTAGCACTTAATCCAGCACAACGTTGCACGTGTACAGAAGCATTGTGTATGAAATACTTTTCCAATAAACCAGCCCCATCTATGGGACACAAACTACCAATGCCCTCAGGTAACAAGCAGGCAGTCGAGGAGAGACCAAATCTCAAACGGAAACTGATTGATGCCTTAGAAGGTGGCACAGTGCCAAAGAAGCTTTTTTGA
- the LOC105217642 gene encoding uncharacterized protein LOC105217642 isoform X1 has product MERNHALEHESTFAMSLRNITDNELDALLHFDSPPPTIQFSQSTNQHRTERNEGTAKADQTLSTLQFNREELPSQMSSQGGNVNYFPDDLDFTLNFTQQSSEQFEPVVLNSMEVETVEINNSEKLLNPEFEQTNTNNAVRRNEHATSKPGQFTKETSSSNNCDAVDSIDEVIKKELFDLTAIDAFSDEDELTVFKAVNLDLSSQMDHSLAGDANLDRMCQTQMNATKKETQLDKQICTSCPVAVRLDHIPALPSTISALKPDDAVDYTLKNVNKTKPPRAMVNSISPPKMVNASGSTDPTDYSSTRDIGMVPVSVKQLYDLVRAQYSDFAFVYALSAQLCQERVPMDCFVNLKMGLLLSLASISTNPDRPPIPIIAFGSNTYIANYLLTNIAQLGVRFVGPADMVKPPSCGKYRNCKWIVADPILLANGGVYFAGDWSRLKLARADQLFRVIECSRVHVDNSSQIYPLGTAIWTHWHSYKGNAKDQQTFNKAIKIFGIPICMDDDEKHEVLVDYILEQSSVKIFESTVDHLSISSDDMRCFLKAISKRSIDLTPEASQLLQQYFVTSRFARPECLTKQSYVVLKQFAESFAKLCFRHEVLVCDVVAAAFMSERFIRSIFGVNENSPPAFESHNFVGSVDAYMLKFHDWLNDYIKKYQDK; this is encoded by the exons ATGGAGCGTAATCACGCATTAGAGCACGAAAGTACCTTTGCGATGAGCCTGAGGAATATTACAGATAATGAATTAGACGCCCTATTGCATTTTGATAGTCCACCACCGACAATTCAATTCTCCCAAAGCACTAATCAGCATAGAACAGAGCGCAATGAGGGTACTGCAAAGGCGGATCAAACACTCAGTACTTTGCAATTCAATCGGGAAGAGCTTCCATCACAAATGAGTTCACAAGGTGggaatgtaaattattttcccGATGATTTGGACTTCACTTTAAATTTTACGCAACAAAGTTCAGAACAGTTTGAGCCGGTTGTGCTAAATTCGATGGAAGTTGAGACCGTTGAAATTAATAACTCCGAGAAACTCCTGAATCCAGAATTTGAACAGACAAACACTAATAATGCTGTTAGAAGAAATGAACATGCAACGAGTAAACCTGGTCAATTTACAAAAGAAACTTCCTCTAGTAATAATTGTGATGCAGTAGATTCTATCGATGAGGTTATCAAAAAGGAACTGTTTGATCTGACGGCAATTGACGCCTTTTCCGATGAAGATGAGTTAACGGTTTTCAAGGCTGTGAACTTGGACCTTTCTTCACAGATGGATCATTCATTAGCTGGTGACGCAAATTTAGACCGCATG TGTCAAACTCAAATGAATGCAACAAAGAAAGAAACTCAACTTGATAAACAAATCTGTACTTCATGCCCAGTGGCAGTACGTTTAGATCATATCCCAGCTTTACCAAGCACTATTTCGGCTCTTAAACCAGACGATGCAGTGGATTACACACTTAAAAACGTTAATAAAACTAAACCACCAAGAGCAATGGTCAATAGTATATCACCTCCAAAAATGGTCAATGCTAGTGGATCTACAGACCCAACAGATTACAGTTCAACCCGCGATATAGGTATGGTGCCTGTTTCTGTGAAGCAATTATACGATCTGGTACGGGCTCAATACTCTGATTTTGCATTCGTTTACGCGCTAAGCGCACAGCTGTGTCAAGAGCGTGTGCCAATGGATTGTTTTGTTAATCTGAAAATGGGTTTACTACTTAGTTTGGCATCCATTAGT ACAAATCCCGATCGTCCACCGATACCTATAATTGCGTTCGGCAGTAATACTTACATAGCTAACTATTTACTTACAAACATTGCACAACTGGGCGTTCGGTTCGTTGGGCCTGCAGATATGGTAAAACCGCCATCCTGTGGAAAGTACCGCAATTGCAAATGGATTGTAGCAGATCCAATCCTGCTAGCAAATGGAGGTGTATACTTCGCTGGCGATTGGTCACGTTTGAAGTTGGCGCGGGCCGATCAGCTTTTCAGAGTCATCGAGTGTTCACGAGTGCATGTTGATAATTCGTCACAAATATATCCTTTAGGCACCGCCATATGGACTCACTGGCACTCATACAAAGGCAATGCTAAAGATCAACAGACATTCAACAAAGCCATTAA aatctTTGGTATTCCTATTTGCATGGACGACGATGAAAAGCATGAAGTGCTCGTAGACTATATACTAGAGCAATCGTCTGTGAAGATCTTCGAATCGACTGTGGATCACTTGTCAATCAGCAGCGATGACATGCGTTGCTTTTTAAAGGCAATTTCAAAACGTTCCATAGATCTGACACCAGAAGCTTCGCAATTACTACAGCAATATTTTGTAACTTCACGTTTCGCGCGCCCTG AATGCCTGACCAAACAATCCTATGTCGTATTGAAACAATTTGCTGAGTCTTTTGCAAAACTCTGCTTTCGCCACGAAGTGTTGGTCTGCGATGTCGTTGCAGCTGCTTTTATGAGCGAACGGTTCATTCGAAGTATTTTCGGTGTGAATGAAAACTCACCACCCGCATTTGAATCACATAACTTTGTAGGTTCGGTGGATGCGTACATGCTGAAATTTCATGACTGGTTGAATGACTACATCAAAAAATATCAAGACAAATAA
- the LOC105217644 gene encoding 40S ribosomal protein S5a: protein MAEVEESVVENFEEQAPIETEGAETLLETNVVATTELPEIKLFGRWSCDDVTVNDISLQDYISVKEKFARYLPHSAGRYAAKRFRKAQCPIVERLTNSLMMKGRNNGKKLMACRIVKHSFEIIHLLTGENPLQILVSAIINSGPREDSTRIGRAGTVRRQAVDVSPLRRVNQAIWLLCTGAREAAFRNIKTIAECLADELINAAKGSSNSYAIKKKDELERVAKSNR from the exons ATGGCTGAAGTTGAAGAAAGTGTTGTCGAAAACTTCGAGGAGCAAGCGCCAATTGAAACTGAGGGTGCTGAGACTCTTTTGGAAACAAATGTTGTGGCCACAACCGAATTGCCCGAAATCAAACTTTTCGGACGTTGGTCATGCGACGATGTCACTGTGAATGACATCTCACTGCAAGATTACATTTCCGTCAAAGAGAAATTCGCTCGCTACTTGCCACATTCTGCTGGTCGTTATGCGGCTAAGCGTTTCCGCAAGGCTCAATGCCCTATTGTCGAGCGTTTGACCAACTCCCTCATGATGAAGGGCCGCAATAACGGTAAGAAACTGATGGCTTGCCGTATTGTCAAACACTCTTTTGAGATCATCCACCTGTTGACAGGCGAAAACCCCCTACAG ATTCTCGTGAGCGCCATTATCAACTCCGGTCCCCGTGAAGATTCGACCCGTATTGGTCGTGCTGGTACCGTGCGCCGTCAAGCCGTCGATGTGTCGCCTTTGCGTCGCGTCAATCAA gctATTTGGCTGTTGTGCACTGGTGCTCGTGAAGCTGCATTCAGAAACATCAAGACCATTGCTGAGTGCTTGGCTGATGAATTAATTAATGCTGCTAag GGATCATCTAACTCCTATGCTATCAAGAAGAAGGATGAGTTGGAACGTGTTGCTAAGTCCAACCGATAA